The region GGCACGCCGAACTCGCACAGGCCGTGGCCGGCCGAGCATGGATGCGACCGGAAAGGCCCGGGAAGGGGCGGCTGCTCGTGGATGGCGGCGCGCCGATGTCGAGCGAGATGATCGCTGCGCACCTGATTCTCGGTCATCCCGTACCGGCGGGTGTGCTGAACTTCTATCGGCAGCTCGACGGGACCGTCCTCTCGTGGCGCAGAGACGGCCTGTTCGCGGACTCACGCATCTCCGGCTATATGGACCTGTTCTGGCGCAAGGAGTCTCTCGTCGCCAAATACCTCGGAGACAGTCGGCTGAACGGGCGCCCCGAGGGAAAGTACCGGGTGCTCGTCTACGGCGAATACCCAACCTTCATCGATATGGCGTCCCTGGACCTCTATCCGCTGTATCACTGGAACTACTCCGAACGGTCGCTTCATCGCATACGCCTGACCTTCGATGAATACATGCTCAGGTTCATGCGCTGTGGCGCCGTCCAGCGCTGGGAGCGGTTGTTTGCGGACGGCTTCGCGGCGGACACCCCTGTGCAACAGGACATACTGCGTGCCGTTCGAACGGTCTGCCTCGACCAGGAGCTCGAGAGCTTCCTGGCCCCCACGGCGCGAGCGGACCGCCGGGCCGTCGCTGCGGCGCTGTGACAGAGGCTCCGGCGGATGCCGGGCCCAGCACCATCGCCCGCGCCGCACCACCGGGACAGGCGAATCCGAGAGCACGCCTCCGAGCGTGCGATGGGTGTGCCTACCCCAAATTCGGTCGCTGCGTCATGAGTGCGTCAAAATGTGCATCATGACGTGAGCGATGCGCATGACGAGCCGCTGGGTCCTCTTTTCCCTTTGATAGAGGTCGGAATTGCGCCCGGCTCAGACGCCTCAATACCTCTCTGGGTCGTGTCCCTATGAATGTGTAGATGTCGAGCAGGGGCGAGCGGAAAAGAGGGAAGCTCCTCGGTGAAACCAACCGAGACGGTCCTTCTTTGGCGAGGAGGCCGAGAAGTTCCCCGCCGTGGACGATACAGACTTTGCCGCGCCCTCGCACGAGGAGGTGCGCACCGACGTGCGAGCCCTCTTCCTGGGAGCCATCCGCATGACGCTGGAGATGCTGCTGGAGGAGGAGATTCGAGGCCTGGTGGGCGCGGGGCGCTGGCAACAGGTGGCGGGGCGCAAGGACCAGCGCAACGGCAGCTACCTGCGAGGCCTGCTTGACGTCCATGGGGCACCTTGAAGTGGCTGTGCCCCGGACGAGAGCCAGCGGAGCGGCGGGGGCCGTGCTGGGTCACTACAAGCGGCGCAGCAAGGAGCTCGACGAGGCGATTACCAGCGCGTACGTGAAGGGCGTCTCCATGTCGTCACCGACCGCGGAGAGATCCACTTCCACCGAAATCACCGAGGACCGGGTCTCCAAGGGTGATGGCAGGTGGTGTGCGTCCGTGCCAGAGCGAGCGAAGCGAGCGGAGGCTCTTTGTGGTCGCGAAATTGGCGACAGGAGGGAGTCGGCTCAAGGCTGGCAGGTGGAGTGAGTGAGACGGGCGACATGGAGGCAGCCAGGCCGCCCAGCGGGAGGAGCCGCATTGTCTCGAAGTGCGGGAGAGCCACCGAATCGGAGCACGCCCAGAGTGACGCTGATTGCCTCGCACCGCTGCGGAAGGGTGGCGGCTGCGTGCGGGGAAATCGCGAGCACTCAGTAATGCCTGGCCGAGTTTTCACTCTCTCGGTTAACAAGTCGCTCGGTTTTGCATTCTGAAGAGGGAAGAGGCGTAACCCTGGAAGGTGACATGCCCTGGGAATTTCGGACCACCTGAAGCTTGAGCGGCTACTGACGTGCTCTGAATTTTCAGGCCAGCGGAATCCAGAGTGGGGACTGCCTCTGAGGTGCCCCGTTGCGCTCGCTGTGGTTCGGTCTCCCTGGAATCCAATCGCCTTTGACCTGGTGAGGTCGGGCACCATCGGGCGAGAGGGGAACTCGGGCGCTGCAGGAGATGCGACGGTTCTCCGTCAGAGGGGGCGTCGTTCATCTCCGCGACGCGCGTCTTGACGCACCCATGACGCAGTGAGCGAATTTTGGATAGGCACAGCCTGCCGTCGGAGCGCGGCTCGTTTCACAACTGCGTGAGCGTGAGCGAAACGGGGCCACTTGTGTACTGGATTCCGCTGGAAAGACAGGCAAGAAGATCCGGTAGGGACGCCAGTACCAGCGTCTTGGTTGCGACGTAATTCGTGTACCTTCCCGCCGTGACGGTGCCGGTGATAACGACCACGCTCACTCCTGGGGGCTTTACGTCCACGCCGCCGCTGAAGACGACGGTGCTCGTGCTTCCATCATTCCAGGTGATGACGTTGGTGGTTGGGAGGTTGGCGACCAGGCAGCTCGCGGTCCCTGAGCCGAAAATCGTGAAATCTCCAAAGTTGAGGCTTGGGTCATCCAGCGCGACGCATGCGGAGTATTGCCCTGTCCCACTGATGGCTACTGGCTTGGATACCAGCGTGATGGGGGGAGTGTAGGTTTGATTCTGGTTTCCGGTGGCGCACTCCACGACGTTCAGCTGCGCCTGTGCAGGGGTGCTCACCATCAGTGCCAGAATCAGCGTGATTCCCCAAGCGGCCAGTGACGCGCCCTGGTGAATACTCTTGTGCATTTGGGTTGTCATCATGTGCTCTCCAGGCACGCCGGGAGCATTCCAAACGTGCCCATGTGTGTACTGCTGGTAGAGGGGACTCCTCATGCGACTCCACTGGCTGAACAATCCGTCTGGAGGAGTCGCACCTCCAATAGGCGGAGTAGAACCTCGAACGGAGACGCGCAGACCTATTGCCAAGCTCTCACGTCAATAGTCGCTTGAGTGCGTTGGTTTCTGGGGTTCCATAGATAGTTCTGATTGATTGGCAATATCAAGCAGATGGCACTATGGGGCATGTGTTGATTTGTTGTGAAATGTAGGGGCGTCGCGGCTCTCGGCTGTGCCGAAGAAGCTTGTCCTAGGCAAGCAGCTCGGAGAAGCGGATCTTGGCGCAGCCCAAGAGTTTCCCAGCGCGAGCCGGTGACACGGCGAGGTTATACTGGAGACGATCATGGGAAAGCGCGGCGATTCGAGCGCGTGACCCGTGAGCGCTGGAACCGGGACGGCCGGCTGAGCAGTCACGTGAGCGCGACGTTTGCCGGCCGTCAGTGAAG is a window of Myxococcaceae bacterium JPH2 DNA encoding:
- a CDS encoding transposase, with the protein product MGHLEVAVPRTRASGAAGAVLGHYKRRSKELDEAITSAYVKGVSMSSPTAERSTSTEITEDRVSKGDGRWCASVPERAKRAEALCGREIGDRRESAQGWQVE